The Toxoplasma gondii ME49 chromosome XI, whole genome shotgun sequence region AACGTGAACGCATGCGCCAGCGTTTCTTCaagccttttctctcccgttgTTCACTCGGCTCCAGGAGGACCGGGCGACGCTTCTGAGCATCGTCGGACTTGAAGAGGGTGAGACGCACTAGCAAAAGAGATTCTTGTCTGCGTTCAACTCCGCAGCCGGAGTTTCGAGGGTGACAGACGCGTAGAAAAGCGacgccgtttctctcgtcgagcaccaaagcagaagaaaacaggcgCTCTGGAGAAGATCCACTGGCAAAGAAGCTGGGCAACCCAGCGACGATCAAGGACGTGATGGGTGCACTGAAAGATCTGTTTCTATCAGCAACAGCTCTTTATATGTCTCTCTGGAAAGGAGACAATCCACAGAAATCCAGCCGATGCGTCACTGCTCCTCACGCAACGCAAAAGCGCAAAAGTACccgaggcagagggagagtGTGTCTATGCACATCtatattcacatatatatatatatatatacatgtatatgtatgtgcttgtgtttatatttatatatatatatatatatatccattTGTATATTTTTACGTATCGAGATTCTTTTTCAGAGAAGGAAGGTGCTTGTTTCTGCCGTCACCGGGAGAAGGTTTGTTTTTTTGACTATCCCACTGGCAACAGGAACTCGAAAGAGGTCGCGCGTTCTGGGTTCAAGAGGTCGAGACGCGTAGGGATTCTCTTGCTCGAGCGCGGTGAAAAAAGAGCGAATTCGAGTGTGGAGTGGAGAGGCTTGGCATCCACTTGGaatgtctctttttcgtttcgaCCCCCTGAGTGTAGACGAGTGGAGAGGGCAACGCAGAAGCGACTcggtgtgtctctgcacctcCGAATGCAAGTCGTTTTCAGAACGTTCTTCAGAGGAGGATAATGTCAGCAAGGAAGAGGTTCTTTCCACGGGAGAGTACACCTTTTGTGAAGAGGAACAAGTTTCTTCTGTGACACGAAAGCTCTCGactcgagagcgagaaccGGAAACGATTGACAATCGCTCCTTTTTGCGGTGAACCTTGTTCAGAAGACCTCGAGGGCACCttgctctgcttctgcatgtCCAGTTGACAAGGAAAGAAGTTGGGAGACACCTGgatttctctggagagacgcagaattCAACACAACGCGCGTCTCGCGCCCGAGGCAGAGGGACATGCGCGCGcggcaggcgaagaaaatgcagcgcggcgagacagagagagagagccgcgggagaagaagagacgaaacgaaggaagaagaagaaaggatgAACTGCCTCACGTCGGCGCCACCTTGGAGACTGTCTGGACACAGACATCCTTCGCGTCGTAATTTtctgaaaagagagagacggaaggaaGCTCAGAGGTGAAGAGGgtgacgagaggagagaaagaggtagTAGAGGAGgacagaacaagagaaaaaacgtcgtgcttctgcagaaaaggaaagagacgaaggagttCGTCACGCCCCAAGAACAAACAGACAggacagagcgaagaagaacgcaaacgtaagacgaagaacacgcggaaggagagggaaaggaaatcgagggaagaagacgcttcAGAAGgccggagagaggagacagaagagaacagcAACTGGAAcaaggaagggagacaggaagctAGGTAaccaaagaagaaaggaacgaactgtggagaaaagactggggaagacggagagacgcacgCGTGCCGGAGAGAAAACTCACCTCGAATAAATTGACATATTTCACTGTGGGGAGTAATCAAGAAGATCTGTTTGTCCGGTTTCGACATGAGTCCAAACTTGAGAAGAAGGTCGAGGCTGCAGAGTCAGGAAAGACAACGGGGTTCGCGCGCGTcggatgcagagaaacataAGATACTTTTAAGTGTTGATGAAAAAGGCCGATATTGAATTTCAGCCAATCTTCCTTATTCGtaacaagaagaaacaaggaaCGAGGCCGCGTCGACTTCCCGCAGCCGCGTTGAGAGAGGCCTCGCTGCGgccacacagagaggcacaggagaggaagacgagaacagccgagaaaacgcgcttcgacggtggaaaagagaaggaaatctgCCGCTTGTCAAGGCGCTTGGAGCGACCGCAGAATCGAcaggaaaacgcatgcgctttCTTGGCGACAAAACGCACTTTTTTATTCGACTGCCTTCATCCATGAAGACGTCCACTTCGTCGAAAATGTGGAGAGGACTGACGCTCTGTTTGGCCAAGGCAATCAGAAAGGCCAGTTGAACCGCCGACTTTTCTCCTCCAGAAAGAGTCTGAAAACCAGAAAAATCCACATGAAGCagcaaacagaaagagacacccaCACATCCATGtgctgagagagagagaggagagtgaacgcggaaaaaacgcgtttctaCGACAGACACTGCTCGTCACCTTGACAGACAAGCGAGTTGAACACACACCGACCCCAGTGGATGACAAGCATGTCAGCACAGACACTCTCCAAAACAAACGGTCTTtgagaaaaacgcatgccGCTGTCTGCTTGGGAGGCGAGTCGACCGTCACACCGGTGTAGATACATGTACAGGTGCAGACATGCGTATATTTCTACATCTTTATCTCaatatacataaatgtatatatgtatgtatatatgtatatatataggtatgaAGATGTATGTGTGATTTTAAGATGATGAATATACATGCAGTAGCTCTGCGAGATtggtctgcatgcgaacgTATGAGTGTCTGAGTCTGCAAGTCGGTCCTCTGTGTTGAGGTGAGGATCccggggtgtatgtacacccccAGTGTTGGTGTGTCGATGGCCTGGGGGTGGCCGCGGCAAACTCGTTCCGggcgtcgttttctcgcgcaTGAAAGTCTACACCACTCGGGCAGTTCGGCGGCCGACCGCAGTTCAAACGcgcgaacgagaggaaaccTGCATGTCTCCGTAGCACCCACCTTCGTCTGTGCGTTCGCACTTTGAGACTCGTCGCTGGTCACCAGCCGCACAGACCGCGTCTCGTGGTTCACGAGCATGTGGGCGCTTCGGCGAATGACGCCTGAGAGATGTTTTTCAAACGAAGCCGCGAGCTGAGGAAAGACGCGAAGCAACCAGGGCGCGCGAAGGGTGCATGcaaggaaaaacggaaaaagcggacgagaaaagtggagaaacagagtcggagacgcagagctcTGGCCGGATGGGCTACGAAAAAAGGAATTTTGATGAGACCACACAACGCGGTGACGAAACGACGTTCTAAATATGCTCGGTTGCTCGTTGGACGTAAAACACAGACACTGGACGACACTCACAACGCATACAGACGACGCGCCGCATCCAAAGAAAGACTTCCTGCCAGTCCCGAAACTGCatctctccccttctctaCCATCTGTATCTCTCCACCGAAtctacaaatatatgtatatatatataagatATCTAACAATAATCTAAATGTCGACCTCATATCTCTCTGCCTATCTACGAATCAAATTGCCTGCGTCGAACATATGTGTcaatataaacatatatatatatatatatatatataaacatacatatatatatatatatgaatgaAACTAATTTAATTGAAAGTATATCTAAGTGTCAACTTCTATGTCGTTCCACCgaggcgtttctctctcgcaccCTGAGGCTGTATTTATCTTCATCTCGCGATCTACGTGGCTCATGTCTGTTTGCTGCTGTGCAGATGGGGAGCTCGCAGAGGGCTTGAGAGAAGGAGTTGTGAGTCTCTCAACTCGTATCTGAGACTGCAAGTCTCGACCGAAGCAGTTACCTCGGAagtgagtgcatgcagaccgGCGGCGTATTTGTCGCGACGAATGGCGAGGCGCCGTCTGCAGACTTCGAACGTCTCCTTTGCTCCTTGCACCTGGTCGGCTTTCATTTTATACGCGAGCTCCGCTTCCTTCAGTTTGCCCTCCAcaagctgcatgcacagcgagagaaaacgaaaaagagggagaatcGTAAAGAACGGGAGAAAATGAaacaggggagaaagaaggaaaagaaaggaaaggggGGCATgagagcggagaaaggagaggggaaggagaaaacagtgcagaaaaacagtgccgacagagaagaatAAAAAAATGGGAGGCGCACAAACGGAGCACAAACGAGAGaacaaacaagaaaaagtggagaaaaactgAAGTGAGAATGACACATTCATTCATTCATCTTTTTATCTATTCATCCAAGTATCTATCAGTCTACCAATGCATATAGATAAATAGATATATCTGCGAAtacagatacagatacaCTTACCTCCAGGCACATTTATACGTGtgtataaatgcatatatacatagatgtatacatagatatacaaatatatacttatatatatatatatatatatatatatatatatccgtatggagagagcagaatGTGGAAGGAATATTTCGACAGTTTGAGAGAAGACACGTTTGATGGATCTGGGCTTCATTtttccagaagaaaaagagaaaatgcGGAGTGAGATTTGCATTTCGCCTTTTAGCCATTGATTACACTTAAAGGTTCTCGCTGCCACCAGCGGAACCAGACAAGCCGCAACGCAACCGTGAGGTTGCTCAAAGAACGTTTTTTTCGAAAAATGTCACTGAAAAAAATCCTCTTCGTACACTGGGGTCGAACTTCATGCGGCTTCGCTTGGAGATAATTTCTTTTCTCAAAttctctgcctcggctgCGCACTCGCGCGCGTTGCCCTCAGGGAGCGAAGTCGGAATTTCCTTTCCTGCAAAGTGCTCTCGCACAAACTCCTAAAAACAAATGCACGAAGTCAGAAATATGGACACCAACAAGCACTATCAAAACATAGCCAAGAaaataaatacatataaatatatatagttatataGGTAAATAtacacgtacatatatatatatatatatatatatatacaactTCCTACATGTAAAGCGAGATATACCTACACACGTATAGATACAGGGATTTAAGTATACGTATTTGCGTGTCTACATCTATCCACCCggccatatatatatatatatatcaattTCGACGTATCTGTGTATCTCGATATATCgacatacatatatggatTTACGTAGGTCAACATATTTGCATATCTATGAAGGTTTTTATTAAATGAATGCCTACGCAAGTGCATTCGTTCATGTGTACGTATCGAATTTCTACCtgaatgcatatatacatatagaaGTGAGTATTTCTCTATGTCTGTATATGCGTCTTCCTGTGTAGCTGTGTCTTCGGAGGAGAgtctttctgcagcttcgAAGTCGCTGCTTCACGTCGAGGCCCTGAGACCACGTAGGTccaggagaagggagacaacAGGCAGAGGACTCCACGAAAGTGGAAGAGCATGCTTTTTTCGCCAGTGAACTTCAGTCAAGACGCAAAGTCATTTTGCTGTTCGTCAAGAACGCAACGCACCTCGAGTCGAAGCTCCAGGCCCTCGGCATGCTTCTTTGCTGCGAttgcctccttctccttctctgctctctccgctGCGTGAGCCGCCAgacgcttttctccttcttcgcgttgcGCCTGCAGGCTGCGTCGCTCCTAAAACAGTCGGTACAAGGAGAAGCCGACGGCAACAGACGCGTGCTGAGACGCGGAGAAAGCGCAAGACGCGACGCAAACAGACATCTGCACGTTCTGGGCCAATGGACGGCCTCACACTCGAGAGCGAACGGCCTAGGCAGCCCAACGCACCGACAGGTTTCTACAGAAGTAAATCGATTTCCTCCACAGGCAACAAAGACGCAGACATCTGTTCCATTTTCACACATacgtctttttttctccggaCATACATGCATTCTCACACGcccttatatatatatatatattatatggATATTCATGCACAACTTTGTCTAAATAGAAAGAATCTTGGGCTTCGCCGTTACACACATCTATGTTTAGAAACAAATAtcatatatatctatatctatatctagATATATTTGTATTTGAAAATACGCATGcgtacatataaatatatggCATCCTATGGATGGCTTACACCACGTTTTCTCCACAAGAAAATGTAAATTGCTTTTGCTGCGTTTTTACAGGAAGTTAAGGAAAGATGTCTGTGCCTCTCGCACCCCCCACCTTTTCGAGCGacttttgtcttttttctaaAGCCTCGATTTCTCCAGCATTTTCgtcgaggcggcggcgcgtatccagcgtctgcttctcgaggttgcgcgtctcctccaggaGCCTCTGGAcgttccgttttttctcctcaactgtctctctcagcgAGTCTAGCCGACTTTTCACTTCTGCCTCAGCGAGCAAAGAGGCACTCGCCGCTGCTCTGCGAAGTCGCTGGCGAATTGCACGCAACTCCTGGAGCTCCTCTTCGGCCTCCTTCAGAGCCTCGCGAGCAGAAGAAATCGCCTGCCGCAGTCGAACGTCCTCCACGACGAGCCCCTAGAGCACATGCGCCAGAATGAAAAATTTCATGTCAATTCAAACAGCTGCATGTTCCTGTCTACGCACCAACGCAGACATGCACTTCACAAAGAAGGATGACACAAACACGCAGATCAACTCTGATCGCGGCCCAGTCAGGAGCAGATATTCTGGCACGCACACAAGTATACACATATTTACacatctatatataaatatatatatatatatgcatatatatatatatacatatatatgtgtatatgtgtatctaTGTAGAGGTATATGCATACGCAGGGATGAGCTTCTCTTTAACATTCCTGGATGTGTATTCACGCGCCTGCGCAGTTGACGGGGAGTCTGTATTCTTTGACCATCCATCGGGCATAACCTCTTTACACACATGCAAACGAATATTTGTatttgcatatatgcatatgtagaCACGTACACAAATGCAGATCCACAACAATGGActtgtgtgtgtatctgtgtatatatatgtgatgATATAAAGCAACAGAAGCACTCTGGAGATCTGCACAGAAAGTCGACGGGTGGTTGGCCGAGAGAGCGACTCCTGTTGCGAACATCTGTCTCCATTTGCGAGAACGTGAGGAAGACTCTCTCTCCATATTCATTTGCCTGAGgctttttttcgcatgcgctcagatgcatgcgtttgcatgcgtatgAAGGCTCGAGTTTTGCGTGTTCTTGCCCGGACATGCGTTTGTCTTTTTGGATTacttgttttcttccgcgcAGCCTTTCGACTTCTTCAGCGTTTTCTGCGGCTTGCGCCTCcacctttcgtctcttcaaCTCTTGTTGAGCTTCTTCGActttcgctctcgcctgcagcagcgcctccttctctgccttttcttctctcgcctcggtCGCTTGcatctcctcgtcttctttttgcaggcgccgcagctcccgctcttctctctcctcctcctcgtccttctctcggtctctcttcccttcgccgtccttctcgcgtctcggcGCCGCCCTCGCTCCGTCCGTCTCTCGCGAGGCGACAGCGTCTCCGAGGAGTCGGACGAAGCGCGTGGAGTTTCGTCGCCCTGCGCCTCCGCAGCCGTCTTGCGGCATCGCTTCAGACCCAGCAAAGGAACGCTTCAAATGTCGTCCGCCGGTCCAGTCGTAGCCTTCTCTGAAGTGCGTctgctgcgcatgcgcgtAGAGGCTTCCGACATCGCGAGAAGCACCCAGTGAGCGGCTCGgatcgaggagaagcgccACAAGGTGTTGGTGCGAAGGAACGAGTGCAATCGCCTCGATGCGACAGGCGTCGACGAGGACGCGGAGAATCTGGTGGGGCAGACGCGCTGTCTGctgcgccgcttcttcgctcgcgcgcgcgtctcgagAAGCACCGCTGTGCCGAGCAGCTTCCCCGCCCTGTGTCCGGTTCAgcaggcggagagaaggcgagaaggccgcggagagagaggacttCTCGGCTGACTGTCcctgtcctctctcgccttcttcgcctcgtggcgggagacagagcgcgCGGTAAAtcgagaagacagagccTGCGGGAGCACGGAGAAGCCTGTCGGGGTAGGGCGGCGCGTCGGGATTGACGACGACGACTCGCGGAATCCTCGGGAGATTTTTTTCGCGGAAAACCTCCAGCAACACCCGCTGGTCACGCTTCGTCCCCACCACCCATGTGAAAACCTGAGGCCGCAGGTGTCTCTCGACCAGGGCCGCCACAGTCTCGGGTGGCGCCCCCGCTgccctgcatgcatcgcggAGAACGAACAGAAACTCGCCCACCGGACCCACGGGCAGGCTGTCCAACGCTCCTCTCCGGAACAGATTTCCGAACTCTCTGTGCATGGCTTCGAGgtcgaaagaagcagaagaagagaaagaagaagagaaagaagaagagaaagaagaagagaaagacgacacGGGAGGCTTCGCGGAAGGCGGGAAGTTGTAGAGTTCGCTGCGCCACCCCAGGGGACAAGAGGGGACAAGCGAGTCTTTTTCTGCGGCCGAAAAGGGCGGCTTTCTTCCGCCTTCGTCGAGGTCGAGACAGGTCTCGGGGCGAACAGTGGAGACCGTCTGTGAGGACTCCGAGCGGCGAgacttcttttcctctctcgcgagtTTTGCGCGCGTCCAAAAAGCCTTCCGCGCCTGCAAGTGGGCTCTCCGTTGTTCTCGCCCaagctttctctgtcgccgtccttcttcaacttcttcctctgtctctctcaacACACTGAGCGCCAGGCGACAGCGCTCTTCTTGCCTCACGACCGCGACTTCGGCCTCTTcccgcagagacagctgcttgtccagttctctctcgacttctgcgagagctggaagaagagagaaggaaacagagagcacGGCGACAAAGGACCTCGACACTCGCAAGAAAATGTGtaaaggagaagacacaaagcacaagagaaaaacagtggCCGAACAAGGAGCTAGGACCTcgcaagaagcgaagagaaagaagagacagcggagggACAGGTGGAGAGAAATCAGAAACATGGAGAGCCAGCAGACCACACTATAGAGACGGACACGATCTACAAAGAGATATCGTCACAGTCTGCGGATAaatacacatgcagagaaaacggataCGCTgacacagatatatacatatatataaacgtatatatctgtatacgAATAAgcatatatccatatatatatatatatatatatgtataagcaTATAGAgatgtacgtatatatatatatatatatatagtgtaGAGTTTCTGTCCATTTGGTTTCGCtgcttgcgtttttctcacTCGCGCGATGAGCTGCTTGCACTGCCACGGCTTCCTCTAGTTGTTTTCTTCGATCTTCCACGAGGGCGAGGTGCCTGTCGAAATCGGCGGAAGactccttctcgtctgcggCTGCGAACTGCGCCCGCCGTGCCGCGCTCGTCTGAGAATAAAGGAAGACAGGataagaggaagaagaaaggagagaaaaaataaaagaagacaaatgcagggaaaggaaaactggagagacagaaaagaaagagaagaaggagaaaaaataAAAATagcaagacgagaaagaagaaaaagaagaggaaaaagagaatgGATACAACGAAAACTGTAAGACAGACTAAAGTGGGAtgaagaaacgagacgacGCGTTCGAACACAAAAGTTCGACGATCTGGTACAGCTCACACACTTgtagagaagaaggcgagaaaccGGAATGAAGAAACGCATCTCCTGCTCTgtcagagagggagaaaacaggtGACATCCTAGCTCACAGAGCGTgtcgaagaacgagaaaaccTACAAGTAAAAACCTCGAAAATATACAAGCAAACAATGCCCTTCCCTGGCTTCTCCAATACTTCTTCTACACCACcatccctctttttctctctcctccttgtctttctcttctctgtctcttcttcttctgccctgTCCTGCGCGTTTCACTCCCGTTGCTCGTGTGCACCACCATCTGCCCCGCGTAGACTGTCTCACCTCCTCGGCTGTTCTCAGGCGTTCTTCCACTTGGGTCTggagttcttcttcgtgcttTTTCGCGTTTGCTTTGCCGACAATTTCGCGTTCGAGTCTCTTGACATCGAGGCGGAGGTcgcgctgttctctctgtcgcgcgaGCAACTCTTGCGAGATTCGCTCGAGCTCCTCCTGctggcgtctcttctgttccatCGTCCTGCGTCCCCCCAGCGCTGCGCATTGCTCGGCTGCTGCTTgctccttctcgcgcgccGCCTCCACTTCCTGCTCGAGGCGCTTCACTTTCTTTCGgacttcctcgacttctcctcGGCGCTCGCGGAGTTCCAGCAGCGGCAGGAGACCCTTGAGGCGCGCCAAAGAagtctcttgcttcttcagaTGGGTCACTTCTGCCTCGGCTCGCTTCCATACCTCCACTTGGTCCAGGAAGGAGCCCAAGCTGCTCGTGTACTTCGCTATTTCAGTCTCCGTCTCGTACAGCTTCCCGGCCAGTGCgcggagctgcagagacgcctctTCGAGTCCTGAAAACGCGGAAACGGCGAGGCGTCAAACACGAGCATTTCACTGCGTGACGCTCACTTTTGCAGACAGATGCGCAGCTGGGAGCAGGGACACAGAGCTGCGACAATacagacagaagcgacgCACACCAGAGCACCTGCGTACAGCTGAGCAGATGGACAGATTGACAAGAAGACCCGGAGAAGTCGACGCATCCAACCGTCGACACACGCGCCGAGGGATAGACACGGGCAGATCCACAGAACTAGATCGttctacacatatatacatacagatatatatgcatatatatacacatatttatatacacacatatttatttatatatatatatatatatatatgtacgaGCAGATGCGTGGGGAAACGTCGGTCCAAAAAGTCGACGCGTTGAGACGAAGACGTCGACAGCGGCAGAAGCACAGACGtcgagagacgcatgcatgtggaaGAGTCGGAGAGACGCGGGAAGATGTTGGAcgtcgccttcgtttttctgaagCTGCGAGAGTCTCGTGGCGCGAGCGTTCCCTCTGTTCGATCTTTCGTCAGCACCTGTGACTTGAGTGAAGAAAGAGTAgaggtcttcttctttggaCGCGACCAGGAGTGTTTTGCTTTTGTCTTGCGTGAGGAAAACTGCCGGGTTCGCGAAATCGAGGCCAAAGCTTTCGAGAACACGAAGaactttctccttcttcaccgGCTGCATCCCCGAGACAGAGCCGCCGCGGCCTGCGCTgagaaagaacgcagagCGATCCGTCGTCCACTGttcgttctcgccttccccgcCGCGAGCGCTGACTGGCTTCTTCCATACGCGGCGAATGATTGTCAACGTCGAACCCCAGACTTCAGGGTGGAACGCGCGAGAGCCGGCGCCCTCCGCGCCGCGCGCGCCCACAGCCGCGTCGGCGGCGGGACTCGAGTTCTGCGGCAAcgaaggcagacgaaaacgaagagaagctcactccaggagaggaagaaaggagacaacggcgcagaagaaagaaacgaaggaaacggagaaggacagggcggaaaaaacagcaggagacgggaggaggcgaaagaaggcAAAGCTGCAGTGGAGGCGGCACCGCATCGCGGAAGGGGAGgggaacagacgaagaagacgaacgagaggaaaggggaggcagaaaacacagggaagaaaggcaagaacgaaggacacagagagacatggAAAAGAACTGCTTCGTCACTTCTCCTGCATCCTTGGCGGCCGCGAGCTCCGAAAGCTCCGGTCCTCCTCGACGCCGCCTCACACCCCGAGCCTGTCCTCCCTTCGAGTGGCTGAACTCACCGGCGAGTCGTCGCAACTTTGCAAGAGTTCGCGTTTCATTTGGAGCACCGCGGAAAGCTCTCGCggcgcgtctgcggcctCTGACGCGCCTCTGTAGTTGGAGAAAGTCACTTTCACTTCTGCCATTCTGGGACCGTCCTCAGCCCAGTACTGCCGAATAAATTCGAAGAGTTTCACACGGTCGCCGCCTGCACCTGCGCTCGACCCGCAACTCTCCGCGCCGCAGCAAAAGAGAATCGCCCGCGCGAGTGCGGACTTCCCACTGCCGTTCATTCCTGAAAAGAATCAGGGGGGACACCGAGAAACAGAgcgactgcagagagactcgaggaaCCACGAGAAAGCGAGCCAGCGCGACCGAGGcgccaagagagagaggagatgtCGACAAGAGATGccaaggaaacagagagacgaaacacgAGGGTACACCAGAGACGATGGAaggtggaaagaagaggcaagcCGAGATGTCGACAAGAGGAAAAGCCCAGGAAAGAGAGTGGAGATAAAAAGTTCACGccaagacgagagaaacacagaaaggagacaaggagaaacggacaAGCCAAGACATACGACAGAACAGGCAGGACAACAGACTTCTCTGTCACTTCTTCCGGCGGTTCTCGGACCTCGCGCTCGCTCTCTGCACACTCGACAGAGATAGGCGCGACAGAGCACAACACGGGTgacttcttctgtgtctcgcctcGCCCCGTCAGAGCTCTCGAAGACGAGCACAAATTGACTCAGACGAACGAGACCAGCTATTC contains the following coding sequences:
- a CDS encoding RecF/RecN/SMC N terminal domain-containing protein (encoded by transcript TGME49_309400), coding for MEAPNTAEKTRGDSSLAFPLATAKLPSHRNRRRADQQAAVPRDEPPASPASTASFYSVESDSACGENISSETSPAMKGVPSLALEALSSDLESPSPPLRKRRFVGSSQSNSTLGAAPSSLRRKQLTYSREVRHLHASTQASRRQRDTSLPSTDAKLDSLASSSPSSRSPSSPSSASSSFVNYSTAGSREASGQMAENSESAGSCASGAHAPAEGGGREPRGSQRRLPVNGRRSLHSPAAAHASPRSGASSGCPSSRSAGGLRDLIRRAPDLFREKAERLSSGSETADERRTEAKFPKSTGRMQCRKSRREVASSSSNLRSLARGRGSGTEGGSGEGTRRRALSIQGLLAKTHPQLAVKLETKGVQRRGRPQGAAPASDDEVIVIPSSSDSSPRSPTRQDPVELERHSDVLKRGEGKQRAEKPVSSKKHHNEGFEAVILSDSDDEGQNTPQSPSSSSSALLFSSSSASSSSSGAPNCAAAVEADCEALGPPVGWRSAGNHPRSRAREGRRGDSTPSPERRRASLSSDEEATPWRGASEDVESPKTTRRLSARVRQLPFYGTAGKITRVELRDFLNHRHLTWTPGSHCNVVTGMNGSGKSALARAILFCCGAESCGSSAGAGGDRVKLFEFIRQYWAEDGPRMAEVKVTFSNYRGASEAADAPRELSAVLQMKRELLQSCDDSPNSSPAADAAVGARGAEGAGSRAFHPEVWGSTLTIIRRVWKKPVSARGGEGENEQWTTDRSAFFLSAGRGGSVSGMQPVKKEKVLRVLESFGLDFANPAVFLTQDKSKTLLVASKEEDLYSFFTQVTGLEEASLQLRALAGKLYETETEIAKYTSSLGSFLDQVEVWKRAEAEVTHLKKQETSLARLKGLLPLLELRERRGEVEEVRKKVKRLEQEVEAAREKEQAAAEQCAALGGRRTMEQKRRQQEELERISQELLARQREQRDLRLDVKRLEREIVGKANAKKHEEELQTQVEERLRTAEETSAARRAQFAAADEKESSADFDRHLALVEDRRKQLEEAVAVQAAHRATLAEVERELDKQLSLREEAEVAVVRQEERCRLALSVLRETEEEVEEGRRQRKLGREQRRAHLQARKAFWTRAKLAREEKKSRRSESSQTVSTVRPETCLDLDEGGRKPPFSAAEKDSLVPSCPLGWRSELYNFPPSAKPPVSSFSSSFSSSFSSSFSSSASFDLEAMHREFGNLFRRGALDSLPVGPVGEFLFVLRDACRAAGAPPETVAALVERHLRPQVFTWVVGTKRDQRVLLEVFREKNLPRIPRVVVVNPDAPPYPDRLLRAPAGSVFSIYRALCLPPRGEEGERGQGQSAEKSSLSAAFSPSLRLLNRTQGGEAARHSGASRDARASEEAAQQTARLPHQILRVLVDACRIEAIALVPSHQHLVALLLDPSRSLGASRDVGSLYAHAQQTHFREGYDWTGGRHLKRSFAGSEAMPQDGCGGAGRRNSTRFVRLLGDAVASRETDGARAAPRREKDGEGKRDREKDEEEEREERELRRLQKEDEEMQATEAREEKAEKEALLQARAKVEEAQQELKRRKVEAQAAENAEEVERLRGRKQGLVVEDVRLRQAISSAREALKEAEEELQELRAIRQRLRRAAASASLLAEAEVKSRLDSLRETVEEKKRNVQRLLEETRNLEKQTLDTRRRLDENAGEIEALEKRQKSLEKERRSLQAQREEGEKRLAAHAAERAEKEKEAIAAKKHAEGLELRLEEFVREHFAGKEIPTSLPEGNARECAAEAENLRKEIISKRSRMKFDPSLVEGKLKEAELAYKMKADQVQGAKETFEVCRRRLAIRRDKYAAGLHALTSELAASFEKHLSGVIRRSAHMLVNHETRSVRLVTSDESQSANAQTKTLSGGEKSAVQLAFLIALAKQSVSPLHIFDEVDVFMDEGSRIKNLDLLLKFGLMSKPDKQIFLITPHSEICQFIRGEFSLRHACVSPSSPVFSPQFVPFFFGYLASCLPSLFQLLFSSVSSLRPSEASSSLDFLSLSFRVFFVLRLRSSSLCPVCLFLGRDELLRLFPFLQKHDVFSLVLSSSTTSFSPLVTLFTSELPSVSLFSENYDAKDVCVQTVSKVAPT